A single genomic interval of Bacteroidetes Order II. bacterium harbors:
- a CDS encoding arginase — translation MQQKTLKIIKNRSDIGAGTRGSDMGVDALEIAAINCGDDFFNRHLFADVATHNESVYDKVRNSFAKRIGHVFEQCTRVAEAVEQTVAEGFFPLVLSGDHSSALGTISGLKAAQPERTLGVVWIDAHADLHSPYTSPSGNIHGMPLAAALAEDNLACQINNLRDDTDYYWEAMKRIGTPNAKIKPEHLVFCGVRDAELPEIHLMQTHNIRNFTVPEVRFRGLAACLSEALERLAACDDLYISFDVDSMDCDLVSYGTGTPVSKGFDPAEAASIIKGFLDSQKVICLEIAEINPLLDTRGNKMAETAFGVLSNTILYYEQKNS, via the coding sequence ATGCAGCAAAAGACACTTAAAATTATTAAAAACCGATCGGATATTGGCGCTGGCACCCGTGGCTCGGACATGGGGGTTGATGCCCTTGAAATTGCGGCTATCAATTGCGGCGATGATTTTTTTAACCGCCATTTGTTTGCTGACGTTGCCACCCACAACGAATCTGTTTATGACAAAGTTCGCAATTCCTTCGCCAAGCGGATTGGGCATGTGTTTGAGCAATGCACCCGTGTGGCCGAGGCGGTAGAGCAAACAGTGGCCGAAGGCTTTTTTCCATTGGTGCTTTCTGGAGACCATTCTTCTGCGTTGGGAACCATCAGCGGATTAAAAGCGGCACAGCCAGAACGAACCTTGGGGGTGGTATGGATTGACGCCCATGCAGACCTGCATTCGCCTTATACGTCTCCGTCTGGAAACATTCATGGTATGCCCCTTGCCGCTGCCCTTGCCGAGGATAATTTGGCCTGTCAGATTAATAACCTACGCGATGATACCGACTATTACTGGGAGGCGATGAAGCGAATTGGGACACCAAATGCCAAAATTAAACCCGAACACCTCGTTTTTTGCGGTGTCCGAGATGCTGAACTACCAGAGATACACCTAATGCAGACGCATAACATCCGAAATTTCACGGTGCCCGAAGTTCGATTTAGGGGATTAGCGGCTTGTTTATCCGAAGCCCTTGAACGGTTAGCAGCGTGTGATGATCTGTATATCTCCTTTGATGTGGACAGTATGGACTGCGATTTAGTGTCGTATGGAACCGGAACCCCTGTCTCGAAAGGTTTTGATCCGGCGGAGGCGGCATCCATTATCAAGGGCTTTTTAGACAGTCAAAAAGTGATTTGTCTGGAAATCGCCGAAATTAACCCCCTTTTAGATACCCGAGGCAATAAAATGGCAGAAACCGCTTTTGGGGTTCTTTCCAATACAATATTGTACTATGAGCAGAAAAATTCCTAA